Proteins from a genomic interval of Pecten maximus chromosome 13, xPecMax1.1, whole genome shotgun sequence:
- the LOC117340472 gene encoding uncharacterized protein LOC117340472 — protein MATANIPIRTKGQTTCIHHKGKQLEFYCEKCEELVCPKCFSSIHKSHPVCDLSEITPQKKQDIKNFIDRTEQNDLVQIVKYITSTDTLLNENDSTFEKLSHQLRMQTDKLKEDLDMLTAETLSRYQKMKEDNSKLIQKYKQDLEMYDKQLKQQIQECKTALQQGSDLNIYDTRCEIDSKIHFPVKPALGNVSFIPNKNPQGHLKLALGKVNISGQGLTSTDQDRSVPTSDGQGQSSTQQQSGDKGKKTVTRYKLLSETKVVEEWKSPCNIYSICPTTDDQAWTSYYRNKTLTLLDRKGIEIQKVTHKARINDISLSPTTHRLWVCDRENNILELVSGQLTHRFRTKERPECLCVTASNHVIVGMPKHISKFTTQGQIVLTSMAVGTEKPLVCTPWRITECPVTHNVAVIDFSNKGDGGDGNKHVVVMDTNFQELFVYRGDIPSTYTTSQTGGEPFYPWSVVYDSVGNHIIGDFNNHRVLLLSGGSEFLRIIHTDTNWTLAVGVDRKDVLWGVFCGDNVKLLQYRTLSTFSFPLMPTWLGIHRKTTLHLSEVRDIREERFCIKVFLGSRDRKL, from the exons atggcaACAGCTAATATACCTATCCGTACAAAAGGTCAGACAACCTGTATTCATCACAAGGGGAAACAACTGGAATTCTATTGTGAAAAATGTGAAGAACTTGTTTGTCCAAAATGCTTTTCCTCTATTCACAAAAGCCATCCGGTTTGTGACCTCAGTGAAATCACTCCTCAGAAGAAACAAgacattaaaaactttattgaCAGAACAGAACAAAATGACCTGGTACAAATTGTTAAATACATCACCTCTACTGATACACTCCTCAATGAAAATGACAGCACATTTGAGAAACTGTCACATCAGTTGAGGATGCAAACAGACAAGTTAAAAGAAGACCTTGACATGCTCACAGCAGAGACACTCTCTCGTTATCAGAAAATGAAAGAGGACAATTCAAAGCtgatacagaaatacaaacaggACCTGGAGATGTACGACAAACAactcaaacaacaaatacaggAATGTAAGACAGCACTTCAGCAGGGTTCTGACTTAAACATTTACGATACAAGATGTGAAATAGATTCCAAAATACATTTCCCTGTTAAACCTGCCCTGGGTAATGTCAGCTTCATTCCAAACAAAAATCCTCAAGGTCACCTAAAGCTTGCTTTAGGGAAAGTTAACATCTCAGGTCAAGGTCTAACATCAACTGACCAGGATCGGTCAGTCCCAACATCAGATGGTCAGGGACAGTCCTCTACACAACAACAATCAGGCGATAAAGGGAAGAAAACAGTGACAAGGTATAAACTACTGTCAGAGACCAAGGTGGTGGAGGAGTGGAAGTCTCCATGTAACATTTATTCTATATGTCCCACCACTGATGACCAGGCCTGGACCAGTTACTACCGCAATAAGACATTAACTCTCCTAGACAGGAAGGGTATAGAAATACAGAAGGTCACACACAAGGCGAGGATCAATGACATCAGTCTGTCACCAACAACACACAGACTGTGGGTCTGTGACAGAGAAAACAACATCCTGGAGCTGGTATCAGGACAACTAACACACAGATTCAGAACCAAGGAGAGACCCGAGTGTTTATGTGTCACAGCCAGTAACCATGTCATTGTAGGCATGCCTAAACACATCTCTAAATTTACCACACAAGGTCAGATAGTGCTCACTTCAATGGCTGTAGGGACTGAGAAACCATTAGTGTGTACACCATGGAGGATCACAGAGTGTCCTGTCACTCACAATGTCGCAGTGATTGATTTCAGTAATAAAGGTGATGGTGGTGATGGAAACAAACATGTTGTTGTCATGGATACTAACTTCCAGGAACTGTTTGTATACAGAGGTGACATCCCCAGTACATATACAACATCACAAACAGGAGGTGAACCATTTTACCCCTGGAGTGTGGTGTATGATAGTGTAGGGAACCACATCATAGGGGACTTTAACAACCACAGGGTCCTACTCCTCAGTGGAGGTAGTGAGTTCCTCAGGAtcatacacacagacacaaaCTGGACATTGGCTGTAGGTGTAGACAGGAAGGATGTCCTGTGGGGAGTGTTTTGTGGTGACAATGtgaaactactacagtacagaa CTTtatcaactttttcatttccCTTGATGCCAACATGGCTCGGGATCCACAGAAAAACAACTTTACATTTATCGGAAGTTCGAGATATCCGGGAGGAAAGGTTTTGTATTAAGGTGTTCTTGGGTTCACGTGATCGTAAACTTTGA